A single region of the Nicotiana sylvestris chromosome 6, ASM39365v2, whole genome shotgun sequence genome encodes:
- the LOC138871721 gene encoding uncharacterized protein, with amino-acid sequence MDLQFENGLQAAEEGEKKKITQENEALKAQIWKMKIAARNPKRSRADEKLISSLKKKALEYQDDLEKSEASLAKVRAQLAENAKGRAQFVRQMKRKYEGAITSLKRKMTTLENEAAKQARDFKANREHCYDLMARMEEEMQQHMGGYCDILKNRLLKEIVLRLIKGDIDIQKGRSEKKEKHIERYRGGDQKIEEEGETHCEEF; translated from the exons atggaccttcagtttgagaatgggTTGCAAGCCGCCgaagaaggcgagaagaagaagataactcaggaaaatgaagccctcaaagctcaaatctggaagatgaaaatagctgctagaaacccgaaaagaagccgagcggatgaaaAGCTTATAAGCAGTCtaaaaaagaaagcccttgagtatcaagatgacctagaaaagtctgaggccagtcTGGCAAAAGTTCGGGCTCAATTGGCGGAAAATGCAAAAGGGCGGGCACAATTTGTGcggcaaatgaaaagaaagtatgaaggggcaatcaccagcctgaaaagaaaaatgactaccctcgagaatgaggcagccaagcaggcCAGGGACTTTAAAGCTaatagggaacactgttatgatttgatggctcggatggaggaagaaatgcaaca gcacatgggagggtactgtgatattctgaaaaacaggctgttaaaagagatagttTTGAGGCTTATAAAGGGGGATATAGACATACAGAAGGGGAGATCGGAGAAAAAGGAGAAACACATTGAGAGATACAGAGGAGGAGATCAGAAAATAGAGGAAGAAGGGgaaacacactgtgaggagttttga